The window GCGAAGAGGATTGACGGTTTGTTGATCAAGGCGCGGGCGACCGCCACCCGCTGGCGTTGTCCGCCGGACATTTCGTTGGGCTTGTGATACATGCGATCACCCAAGCCGACGGCTTCCAGCGCCTCTTGGGCCCGGCGCGTCCGCTCCTTGCGGGCAACGCCGTCGTACAATAACGGAAGTTCCACATTGGCCAACGCCGTCTGTCGAGAGAGAAGATTGAAATTCTGGAAGACAAACCCGATTTCGTGATTACGAATCTCGGCCAACCGGTTGTCAGACAATTCACTGACCAGGGTGCCGTTGAGGGTATACGTGCCCGACGAGGGTCTGGAAAGGCAGCCCAAAATATCGAGCAGGGTCGTCTTGCCCGAACCGGAAGGCCCCATGATGGCGACGAAGGTGCCGCGCTGAATGGAAAAGGAAACACCCTGCAACGCATGGACGACGGTTTCGCCCATGTCGAACGTCTTTTTCAGATTCTCTACGCGAATCAACGAATTGGCCGCTTCGGATAATCCCATAACCCTCACTATAACATTTTTTTCATAGAATGTGACAGGCTCAAGCACAGCCAAGTTTCGTTTTTTCTCTTGATTCGCCTAATTGGGGGGAATAGTTGACTTTATCACAATAAAAAGCATGGGGGAACGAGGAGGTTGACGCCATTGCCGATAAAAAGGTTCCCGCCCAACCACAAACCGATCGGAAATGCGGGTTGGAGACTCTGCTGCCTGTAATACCCACCCGGCTGCCAATGTAAAGTATAGGGTAATCGGGTTGTTTTTGCCCGGCAAACGAAGTGCCGGCACGAAAGACTGTATTTTTTTCAAATTGCGCCGGCAAACCATCCCAAGCACGGAGGGAACTGTGAGAAATCCGATAGATAGAAAAAACGTCGCCTTCCAACGGGAGGCTGTTTTTCGTCCGATGACATGGCCGATCGTTCCGTTTGGGTTGAACAGAAAGCGACGCCATTCCGATCGATTCTCCCGCCCTATTTTTCTTTCGTTTCATTGGACAAATCATTTCTTCTTTTGCGATTTCCTCGCAAGGCAGGGAAAAGCCGCAACGGAAAAAGTCTTATCCCTGACCGCAACATCACGACTGGCCAAAATTGGGGCAAGTATAGCGTCTCTAGTGTTTCCGCTGCAAACGGACCCAACAGGTTGTGTTTCAAATCATGAAACCGCCCCATTCGCCAAGTGGTCTGATATTTGGAATGGATCTTTGCGCAAGATTGACCTTGAACGTTCCGGCATATTACCATTACATTCACTCAAGACTTTGCATCCGGAGCGTATGCGCACGGTCAGCGTGAGCACAAAGAGAAAGCACGGAGGTTTCATGCGCAGGTGGATATATATTTGCGGAGCCGTTTGGCTGGTTTTGGCAGGAGCCGGCTGCGGTGTCCGTTCGGCGAATGTTTCCGCCGAGGTGGAAAAACCCGGCGCTTCACCGACCGCCAAGTCGAGTGAAGAAACGGTGGTCATTCCGGTTCAGGCTGAATTGCCCCAGCGGGGGGATATCAGTTCCCATTTCGAGACGACCACGCGCGTGGATGCCGAGAATCGGGTCCAAGTCGTGGCCGAAGGCGTGGGCGAATGCGTAAAAGTATTGGCCCAAGAAGGCGATCAGGTCAAGGCCGGCCAGATTTTGGCCGAACTTGACAAGACGGAGGCGTTGGCCGTGCTTGGCCAGACGGAAGTCCATGTGCGCCAGAGCAAGACAGCGCTTGAAATAGCCGAAAAGAGCCTTGCCGAGGGTATCGGCGCGAAGGCCGAGCGGGACAATGCCCAGTTTGCCCATGAACAGGCCCTTGCCACCCTCAACATGCAAAAGGTCAATCTCGACCGTCTGACCATCAAGGCGCCCATCAACGGCATTATCACCCGCAAGAACATCCAGGAAGGGCAGGTGGTCGCCACCGGTGTGCCGGTCTTCAGCATCGTCGATCCGGCCAGTTTCATGCTCGTGATCGCCCCCCCCGAAAAGGAACTGGCCCGTTTGCAGGTCGGCCAGATTGCCAAAGTCAAGGTGGACGCCCTTGGCGAAGAGGAATTCGAGGCCACCGTGCGGCGGATCAATCCGGGCGTGGATCCGTTGACGGGAACCGTCAAAGTGACCCTGGATTTCGATCCGGGAACGCGCGAGAAATTGCGCGAGGCCGCATTTTGCCGTGTTCGTCTCGTGATGGAAACCCATGAAAACGCGCTGCTTGTGCCCAAGGATGCCGTCGTCGAGGAAAACGCGCGCAAATATCTGTTCATCGTCGAACCGGCGCAAAAAGAATCCGAATCCCATGCGGCGGACACATCCGCGGATTCCCCGGACGAACCGCCGGACGAAACCGTCATGGACAGCCCTTCCGAAGAAACGGTTGAGGCGTCCGATCGGGTGTATGTCGCGACACGGGTGGAAATCCAAACCGGATTGGAGGACACCAAGTTCGTGGAGGTTCTTTCGGGAATCAGCGACGATTCGCTTATTGTCACACTCGGCCAGCACACCTTGAAATCCGGCAGCCACGTCCGCCTGACCAACGCAACGGACGAAATCCTGTCCAAAGCGGGTTTGAGCGCGGAAGAAGCCCTGAAAATCGCGAAAGAAAAACGAGCCAACGAAGGACCCGTCACGAAACCGGTGTCCAGGAAACGGTTTCGATAAGATGGCCGCTGGAAATAACCGATGAGCGAGACGTCCGCGAAGCCCAAATACCGCCTTGCCATCCGCCGGCCGGTGGCCATCTCCATGATCTTTCTGACCATCATCGTGTTCGGTTGGAAATCGTATCAGCTTCTCCCCGTGACACTCATGCCGAACATTTCGTACCCGACGCTTACGGTGCGCACGGAGTACGAGGGCGCGGCCCCGGAAGATGTCGAAAAACTCGTGACCCGTCCGCTGGAGGAAGTGCTCAGCATCGTGACGGGCCTTGTTGAGATCAGCAGCGTGTCGTCGGCGAGCGTATCGGACATTACGCTTGAATTCATCTGGGGCACGGACATGAACATCGCCCTGCAGGAAGTCCGCGACCGCCTCGACCTTTTCGATCCACCGAAGGAAATCACTGAAAAACCCGTCATTTTGCGCTACGATCCCTCGCTCGATCCGATCATGCGCGTGGCGATCACCGGCGCCGATTTTGCCGATGTGAGCGATCCGGATCGCCGGGCTGAATTGATAAAAAAGGACCTGACAAGCATCCGCGAAGCCGCCGAGCGGCATGTCAAGAGCGATCTCGAAGCCGAAACGGGCATCGCGCAGGTGCTGATCAAGGGAGGCCGCCAGCAGGAGGTCCAGATCCGGGTTGACGCTGAACGGCTGAAGAATCTGGGGCTTTCGCTACAGGATGTCGCCAACAGCCTTGCCCAGCAGAACATCAATCTTTCGGGCGGCCGCTTGCGCGAAGGAAAAACCGAGTACCTTGTGCGCACGCTCAACGAGTTTCGCGACATCGAGGAAATCCGCGGAAGCCTGATCGCATCGGCAAAGGGCCAGCAACTCCGGCTTTCCGACGTGGCCGAAGTCAACATCGGCGAGAAGGAACGCGAAACCGTCGTCCATATCAACGGCAAGGAAGCCGTTGCCATGGACATTTTCAAGGACGGCGACGCCAACACGGTGCAGGTTTGCAACAAACTGAAAGATATTCTCGGTTTTTCGCGGGAAATGTCTTTCAGCGAACGCTTGACCGATCTGCTGACGCAACTCCAGCAGAGCGGCCAGATGCAGGCCACGCTTGAGCGGGCCGGATCCCGTGAGCAACTGGCCAAGACCATCAAGTCCCGCTTGCCCAAATCCGCCCAAATGACCATGGTAACCGACCAGTCGCGTTTCATCAAGGGATCCATCAAGGAAGCGCAGGATGCGGCCATCCAAGGCGGCATGTGGGCCTTGCTGGTCATTTTCCTTTTTTTGCAACGCCTCAGCCCGACCGTAATCATTGGAGTCGCAATCCCGATTTCGCTGATTGCCACATTCATTCCCATGTATTCGTTTGGGATCACGCTCAACGTGATGTCGCTGGGCGGACTTGCCTTGGCGGTCGGGCATTTGGTGGACGATTCGATCATCGTTTTGGAAAGCATTCATCGTTGCCGGGAGGAAGGCGACGAGGGCAATGACGCCATCGAGCGGGGTATTCGCGAAATCATCGGGGCCGATATTTCGACGACCATCACCAATATCGTCGTATTCCTGCCAATCGCCTTCGTCGGGGGCATTGCAGGGCAGATTTTCGGGCATTTCGGCTTTACCATGACCTTCTCGCTGGCCGCCTCGCTCATCACGGCCCTCTATCTCGATCCGATGCTGACTTCCCTGCATTGGGGACGCAAAGAGACCGGCTCCGACGTTTTATGGGTGCTTCGCGGTTATCATGCGTCGCGCCAACAAGGCATGGGGCGCGCGGCCTCGTTTGTGCGCATTATCCCCTTGGGGCTGGCCGATGCAAAGGAATGGTTGGCGGAAACCACGCGGGATATTTTTGGTCCCAGTTTTGCGACATTTCAGGCGCTGCGCACAGGCGTCAGCCTGCGGAAACTGCTCCGGGGATTGGCCACGTTGCTCGTGCTGCCCGTAATCGTCACATTGTACCTGTTGCAGATTGCCCTGAAACTTGTTTCCACGGTGCTCATTACCATCGTCTTCGCCTTGTCGCTCGTTCTAATGGCGGGGATCTATGCGGCGGCCTTGCTGTTCCGGGTTATTCTCTGGCTGCCATTGAAAGCCTTCAATGCCTTTTTCGCCGTGTTTCGCGCAGGCTATGCACGGCTCCTCAAGGTCTCGCTGCAATTCGGGCCGGTCGTCCTGCTGATTGCGGCGCTGATGGCGGCCCAATCGGGTTTTCTGCTGACCCGGCTTGGGCGTGA of the Candidatus Hydrogenedentota bacterium genome contains:
- a CDS encoding ABC transporter ATP-binding protein, encoding MGLSEAANSLIRVENLKKTFDMGETVVHALQGVSFSIQRGTFVAIMGPSGSGKTTLLDILGCLSRPSSGTYTLNGTLVSELSDNRLAEIRNHEIGFVFQNFNLLSRQTALANVELPLLYDGVARKERTRRAQEALEAVGLGDRMYHKPNEMSGGQRQRVAVARALINKPSILFADEPTGNLDTASGESILALFGELHRNGNTIVMVTHEREVAEHAQRIMTFRDGKLVKDEWRTHEQRNWELKSLAG
- a CDS encoding efflux RND transporter periplasmic adaptor subunit produces the protein MRRWIYICGAVWLVLAGAGCGVRSANVSAEVEKPGASPTAKSSEETVVIPVQAELPQRGDISSHFETTTRVDAENRVQVVAEGVGECVKVLAQEGDQVKAGQILAELDKTEALAVLGQTEVHVRQSKTALEIAEKSLAEGIGAKAERDNAQFAHEQALATLNMQKVNLDRLTIKAPINGIITRKNIQEGQVVATGVPVFSIVDPASFMLVIAPPEKELARLQVGQIAKVKVDALGEEEFEATVRRINPGVDPLTGTVKVTLDFDPGTREKLREAAFCRVRLVMETHENALLVPKDAVVEENARKYLFIVEPAQKESESHAADTSADSPDEPPDETVMDSPSEETVEASDRVYVATRVEIQTGLEDTKFVEVLSGISDDSLIVTLGQHTLKSGSHVRLTNATDEILSKAGLSAEEALKIAKEKRANEGPVTKPVSRKRFR
- a CDS encoding efflux RND transporter permease subunit; the encoded protein is MSETSAKPKYRLAIRRPVAISMIFLTIIVFGWKSYQLLPVTLMPNISYPTLTVRTEYEGAAPEDVEKLVTRPLEEVLSIVTGLVEISSVSSASVSDITLEFIWGTDMNIALQEVRDRLDLFDPPKEITEKPVILRYDPSLDPIMRVAITGADFADVSDPDRRAELIKKDLTSIREAAERHVKSDLEAETGIAQVLIKGGRQQEVQIRVDAERLKNLGLSLQDVANSLAQQNINLSGGRLREGKTEYLVRTLNEFRDIEEIRGSLIASAKGQQLRLSDVAEVNIGEKERETVVHINGKEAVAMDIFKDGDANTVQVCNKLKDILGFSREMSFSERLTDLLTQLQQSGQMQATLERAGSREQLAKTIKSRLPKSAQMTMVTDQSRFIKGSIKEAQDAAIQGGMWALLVIFLFLQRLSPTVIIGVAIPISLIATFIPMYSFGITLNVMSLGGLALAVGHLVDDSIIVLESIHRCREEGDEGNDAIERGIREIIGADISTTITNIVVFLPIAFVGGIAGQIFGHFGFTMTFSLAASLITALYLDPMLTSLHWGRKETGSDVLWVLRGYHASRQQGMGRAASFVRIIPLGLADAKEWLAETTRDIFGPSFATFQALRTGVSLRKLLRGLATLLVLPVIVTLYLLQIALKLVSTVLITIVFALSLVLMAGIYAAALLFRVILWLPLKAFNAFFAVFRAGYARLLKVSLQFGPVVLLIAALMAAQSGFLLTRLGRELIPPLKQGEFTIRMEAPPGTRLEETEKRARNVEQVLLANPNVASVGLEVGLEKTSTKGERGENIAQFNVLLKNPETATEHQERIMSELRDQLVAMAYEQFTFSLPTLFSFKTAVEVQVRGDDYQELRRVGTRALDALRDIEGLKDVELSVKKGYPEIIIELDRDLLASKNLSPIQVAQRLRSEVQGDVATRFSSGGEKMDIRVRSDQERLQSVSDLRTVSITDGTPPIPLESVAKISVQDGPSELRRIDQRPVVLIRGNVEGFDLGTVTREIEQRLQKVEKPKDYSFVLGGQNRELRTSFSNLQFALILSIFLVYAVMACQFESLIQPALIMFTVPLGFIGVIDVLYLLDIPLSVAVFMGGILLVGIVVNNSILLVDYANQLRERGRTKRQAIYESGQVRLRPVLMTSLTTIVGAIPMAVNTGQGTELRRPLAITVIAGLTIATMLTLLVIPVMYDLFSGRDRR